The following are from one region of the bacterium genome:
- a CDS encoding ABC transporter ATP-binding protein → MFVELDNLVVKYGSNEVLRGMTTVLDGKSVGLLGPNGAGKSTLIKTLMGFIKPTRGSARVLGYDVRTQAMKIRQNIGYMPEHEAYIHGLSAVRLLRYVGELAGLPPRAAMERAHEVLYYVGMGEQRYRSVETLSLGNQQRVKLAQALVHGPKVLVLDEPTNALDPEGRDEMLRLIRDIGEISGSHVIMCSHILHDIEFCCDSVTVINKGHVVLNGKIAELRKEYLNTYDVRLEGDSERFMGAVASMGWNCNEDVTGVIRVHLPEGEGTRSLFQIARDLDVQIRHFHFKKDSLEDIFVSAIEESESVANART, encoded by the coding sequence GTGTTTGTAGAACTCGACAACCTCGTCGTCAAATACGGCAGCAACGAAGTCCTGCGCGGCATGACCACCGTTCTGGATGGAAAGTCAGTCGGCTTGCTCGGGCCTAACGGCGCGGGCAAGTCGACCCTCATCAAGACCCTGATGGGGTTTATCAAACCGACTCGTGGCAGCGCGCGCGTGCTCGGCTACGACGTTCGCACGCAGGCAATGAAGATTCGGCAGAACATCGGCTACATGCCCGAACACGAAGCCTACATCCACGGCCTGTCCGCCGTGCGATTGTTGCGCTACGTCGGCGAACTTGCCGGGCTGCCTCCGCGCGCCGCCATGGAGCGCGCGCACGAAGTGCTCTACTATGTCGGCATGGGCGAACAACGTTACCGTTCCGTCGAGACACTGTCGCTCGGTAACCAGCAACGCGTTAAACTCGCCCAGGCCCTCGTGCATGGCCCGAAGGTCCTTGTGCTCGACGAACCGACGAACGCGCTCGATCCGGAAGGCCGCGACGAAATGCTGCGCCTGATTCGCGACATCGGCGAGATCTCCGGCAGTCACGTCATCATGTGCTCGCACATTCTGCACGACATCGAATTCTGCTGCGATTCCGTCACGGTCATCAACAAGGGCCACGTCGTCCTGAACGGCAAGATCGCGGAACTTCGCAAGGAATACCTCAACACCTACGACGTGCGGCTCGAAGGAGACTCCGAACGCTTCATGGGCGCCGTCGCATCCATGGGCTGGAACTGCAACGAAGACGTTACGGGCGTAATTCGTGTGCATCTGCCCGAAGGCGAAGGAACGCGATCGCTCTTCCAGATTGCGCGCGATCTCGACGTTCAGATTCGCCACTTCCACTTCAAGAAGGATTCGCTCGAGGACATTTTCGTCAGCGCCATCGAGGAATCGGAAAGCGTCGCCAATGCCCGTACATGA
- the gatB gene encoding Asp-tRNA(Asn)/Glu-tRNA(Gln) amidotransferase subunit GatB, whose protein sequence is MPFEPVIGFEVHTELKTHTKVWCGCSTEFGQPPNTQVCPVCLGMPGSLPVLNREAFEISLRVALALGCEIPDRTYFDRKNYYYPDLPKNYQVSQQYAPLGRDGVIAFEMPDGEMKEVGIDNIHLEEDAGKNIHPEGRAHVDYSLVDLNRAGTPLLEIVTKPDLRSKEEADAFMRSMKTLLEYLDASDCKMQEGRLRFELNISMREKGSDVLGQKVEIKNLNSISVVLKCIDAEIERQTELLEEGGRVIPETRLWDEVAMETRAMRSKETAHDYRYFPEPDLVDIDIDDKWRDEVREKIPELPHARKARFVQQYELPDYDAGVLTADRSLAEYYEEAVGAHNNPKAISNWVMTEVIRRLNEMGEDARATDFPIKAGSLADLIRMIDDNTITGKIAKQVFPLMLETGKAPAVIVEEKGLKPLDDTSLEPLVRQVIEENTKMADDVRGGKLKAIKGLMGQVMRASRGKADPQKVQELLHKELGVEPED, encoded by the coding sequence ATGCCATTCGAACCGGTTATTGGATTTGAAGTTCACACGGAACTCAAGACCCACACGAAAGTCTGGTGCGGCTGCTCCACCGAATTCGGCCAACCGCCGAACACCCAGGTCTGTCCCGTGTGCCTCGGCATGCCCGGCTCGCTCCCCGTTCTGAATCGCGAAGCCTTCGAAATTTCCCTCCGCGTTGCTCTGGCGCTTGGCTGCGAGATCCCCGATCGCACGTATTTTGATCGGAAAAACTACTACTACCCCGATCTCCCGAAGAACTACCAGGTCAGCCAGCAGTACGCCCCGCTCGGCCGCGACGGCGTCATCGCCTTCGAAATGCCCGATGGCGAAATGAAAGAAGTCGGCATCGACAACATTCACCTCGAAGAAGACGCCGGCAAGAACATCCACCCCGAAGGCCGCGCGCACGTCGACTACTCACTCGTCGACCTGAACCGCGCCGGCACGCCACTGCTCGAGATCGTCACGAAGCCCGACCTGCGTTCGAAAGAAGAAGCCGACGCCTTCATGCGCTCCATGAAGACGCTGCTCGAGTATCTCGACGCGTCCGACTGCAAGATGCAGGAAGGCCGCCTGCGTTTTGAACTCAACATTTCGATGCGCGAGAAGGGCAGCGATGTCCTTGGCCAAAAAGTTGAAATTAAAAACCTCAACTCGATCAGTGTCGTCCTGAAATGCATCGACGCCGAAATCGAACGCCAGACCGAGCTCCTCGAAGAAGGCGGCCGCGTCATTCCCGAAACGCGCCTGTGGGACGAGGTCGCGATGGAAACGCGCGCGATGCGCAGCAAAGAGACCGCCCACGACTATCGCTACTTCCCCGAGCCCGATCTCGTCGACATCGACATCGACGACAAATGGCGCGACGAAGTTCGCGAGAAAATCCCTGAACTTCCGCACGCACGAAAGGCACGCTTCGTCCAGCAGTACGAACTCCCCGACTACGACGCCGGCGTCCTGACCGCCGACCGCAGCCTCGCCGAATACTACGAAGAAGCCGTCGGCGCGCACAACAATCCGAAAGCCATTTCCAACTGGGTCATGACCGAGGTCATTCGTCGTCTGAACGAAATGGGCGAAGACGCACGCGCCACCGACTTTCCGATCAAAGCCGGTTCGCTCGCCGATCTGATCCGCATGATCGATGACAACACCATCACCGGCAAGATCGCCAAGCAAGTCTTCCCGCTGATGCTCGAAACCGGAAAGGCCCCCGCGGTCATCGTCGAAGAAAAAGGCCTCAAGCCCCTCGACGACACCAGCCTCGAACCGCTCGTTCGCCAAGTCATCGAAGAAAATACGAAAATGGCGGACGACGTGCGCGGCGGAAAACTGAAAGCCATCAAAGGCCTCATGGGCCAGGTCATGCGCGCCTCCCGCGGCAAAGCCGACCCCCAGAAGGTCCAGGAACTCCTCCACAAAGAACTCGGCGTCGAACCCGAAGACTGA
- a CDS encoding ABC transporter permease: MSRSRQLLALLRLTIRRGMRGRFFWGTLILAGLPVMIILARTIVLLVLSRLSFADPLPLIGGESAHSSETIDSMQYMLVVGYMHFSVIFAAIMFGKSALREEFNEQTLHYLFLQPIPRWLILAGKYLGFLIIAWPIFMLALTTAQILAVLPFGLDGMYSVLIERGRLLALVREFFVIGLSLAVFSALFLALSTVFKNVFDALFIYGWETASSLLPTVLKNFSLTFYFTHLLPQQAARRTATFEILAEPPGAIQTTIVLATVLIASLAFSFWMMTRKQCIYSTD; encoded by the coding sequence GTGTCCCGCTCTCGCCAGCTCCTCGCCCTGCTGCGGCTGACAATCCGCCGCGGCATGCGCGGACGCTTCTTCTGGGGCACGCTCATCCTCGCTGGACTTCCCGTCATGATCATCCTGGCAAGAACGATCGTCCTGCTCGTTCTGTCGCGGCTCTCCTTTGCCGATCCGCTCCCACTGATTGGCGGCGAGAGCGCGCACTCCTCCGAAACAATCGACAGCATGCAGTACATGCTCGTCGTCGGCTACATGCACTTCTCCGTGATCTTTGCGGCCATCATGTTTGGCAAGTCCGCTCTACGCGAAGAATTCAACGAGCAAACGCTCCACTATCTGTTCCTGCAACCGATCCCGCGATGGTTGATTCTTGCCGGCAAATACCTTGGCTTCCTGATCATCGCGTGGCCGATCTTCATGCTCGCTCTCACCACCGCGCAAATCCTCGCCGTCCTCCCCTTCGGCCTCGATGGAATGTACTCGGTCCTGATCGAGCGCGGTCGACTCCTGGCACTCGTACGAGAGTTCTTTGTCATCGGCCTTTCCCTCGCCGTGTTCTCAGCGCTGTTCCTGGCACTCAGCACCGTGTTCAAGAACGTCTTCGACGCGCTGTTCATCTACGGATGGGAAACGGCGTCCAGCCTGCTACCGACCGTGCTGAAGAACTTCTCGCTCACGTTCTACTTCACTCACTTGCTGCCTCAGCAAGCCGCCCGCCGCACGGCCACCTTTGAGATCCTCGCCGAACCGCCCGGCGCCATCCAGACCACCATCGTCCTTGCCACTGTCCTCATCGCCTCCCTCGCCTTCAGCTTCTGGATGATGACAAGAAAACAGTGTATCTATAGCACGGACTAA
- a CDS encoding ABC transporter ATP-binding protein, with protein sequence MSASAMIELNDVSRWYGEVIGVNRVTATLRPGITGLLGPNGAGKSTLMNLLTGMIHPSQGTVLMYGEPVWGNAAMMHRLGYCAQTDSFYEKFSARDFIESLLLLRGWMKSRARAAAIHSLEQLGMAQYMNRRIQSYSKGMRQRVKVALALAHNPEILVLDEPLNGLDAVGRHEMMGLIRQFGKEGRNVIISSHVLHEIGAMTNNILMMSGGYLLAEGDIREVRQGLKSHPHQILIRCTNPRQAAVFFLEQESTLSARVEELDHAVIVETRDVDRFYDQLNTLVLDRGLGISYVSVADENISSIFGYLSASGGKSE encoded by the coding sequence GTGAGCGCATCTGCAATGATCGAACTGAACGACGTCTCTCGCTGGTACGGCGAAGTCATCGGCGTCAACCGCGTCACGGCGACCCTGCGCCCCGGCATCACGGGACTGCTCGGACCGAACGGCGCCGGCAAATCGACTCTGATGAACCTGCTGACCGGGATGATTCATCCCAGCCAGGGAACCGTCCTCATGTACGGCGAACCCGTGTGGGGGAACGCTGCGATGATGCACCGGCTCGGCTACTGCGCGCAGACGGATTCCTTCTACGAGAAATTCAGCGCGCGCGACTTCATCGAATCGCTGCTTCTTCTGCGCGGCTGGATGAAGTCCCGTGCCCGAGCCGCCGCCATTCACTCACTCGAACAGCTCGGCATGGCCCAGTACATGAACCGCCGAATCCAGAGCTACAGCAAGGGCATGCGCCAGCGCGTCAAAGTCGCTCTGGCACTCGCGCACAATCCCGAGATTCTCGTCCTGGACGAACCGCTCAACGGACTCGATGCGGTCGGCCGGCACGAGATGATGGGACTGATCCGCCAGTTCGGCAAAGAAGGCCGCAACGTCATCATCAGCAGCCACGTCCTGCACGAAATCGGCGCGATGACGAACAATATCCTGATGATGAGCGGCGGATACCTGCTTGCCGAAGGCGACATCCGCGAAGTCCGCCAGGGCCTCAAGAGCCACCCCCACCAGATTCTCATTCGTTGCACAAACCCACGCCAAGCGGCCGTTTTCTTCCTGGAACAAGAATCCACCTTGAGCGCCCGCGTAGAGGAGCTAGATCATGCCGTCATCGTCGAGACTCGCGACGTCGATCGATTCTACGATCAACTCAACACCCTTGTCCTCGACCGCGGACTGGGGATCAGCTACGTCTCCGTCGCCGACGAGAACATCTCCAGCATCTTCGGGTACCTCAGTGCAAGCGGTGGAAAATCAGAATAA